A part of Neovison vison isolate M4711 chromosome 8, ASM_NN_V1, whole genome shotgun sequence genomic DNA contains:
- the CSTF1 gene encoding cleavage stimulation factor subunit 1 has protein sequence MYRTKVGLKDRQQLYKLIISQLLYDGYISIANGLINEIKPQSVCAPSEQLLHLIKLGMENDDTAVQYAIGRSDTVAPGTGIDLEFDADVQTMSPEASEYETCYVTSHKGPCRVATYSRDGQLIATGSADASIKILDTERMLAKSAMPIEVMMNETAQQNMENHPVIRTLYDHVDEVTCLAFHPTEQILASGSRDYTLKLFDYSKPSAKRAFKYIQEAEMLRSISFHPSGDFILVGTQHPTLRLYDINTFQCFVSCNPQDQHTDAICSVNYNPSANMYVTGSKDGCIKLWDGVSNRCITTFEKAHDGAEVCSAIFSKNSKYILSSGKDSVAKLWEISTGRTLVRYTGAGLSGRQVHRTQAVFNHTEDYVLLPDERTISLCCWDSRTAERRNLLSLGHNNIVRCIVHSPTNPGFMTCSDDFRARFWYRRSTTD, from the exons ATGTACAGAACCAAAGTGGGCTTGAAGGACCGCCAGCAGCTCTACAAGCTGATCATTAGCCAGCTGCTCTATGATGGCTACATCAGCATTGCTAATGGCCTCATtaatgagatcaagcctcagTCTGTCTGTGCGCCCTCGGAGCAGCTGCTGCATCTCATCAAACTAG gAATGGAAAATGATGATACCGCAGTTCAGTATGCAATTGGTCGTTCAGATACAGTTGCCCCGGGCACAGGAATTGACCTGGAATTTGATGCAGATGTCCAGACCATGTCCCCAGAGGCTTCAGAGTACGAAACGTGCTATGTCACTTCCCATAAAGGACCGTGCCGCGTAGCTACGTACAGTAGAGATGGGCAGTTAATAGCTACTGGATCTGCTGACGCTTCCATAAAgatacttgacacagagagaatgttgGCCAAAAGTGCCATGCCGATCGAG GTCATGATGAATGAGACTGCACAGCAGAACATGGAGAACCACCCAGTGATTCGAACGCTTTACGACCACGTGGATGAAGTCACCTGTCTCGCTTTCCACCCAACAGAACAGATCCTTGCCTCTGGCTCAAGGGATTATACTCTTAAATTATTTGATTATTCCAAGCCATCTGCAAAAAGAGCCTTCAAATACATTCAG GAAGCCGAAATGTTACGCTCCATCTCTTTTCATCCTTCCGGAGACTTTATACTTGTTGGGACTCAGCACCCTACTCTTCGGCTTTATGATATCAATACATTTCAGTGTTTTGTCTCCTGCAATCCTCAAGATCAACACACCGATGCTATATGCTCCGTGAATTACAATCCTAGTGCCAATATGTATGTAACTGGTAGCAAGGACGGCTGCATCAAGCTATGGGATGGTGTTTCAAATCGATGCATCACAACTTTTGAGAAAGCCCATGATGGTGCTGAAGTTTGTTCTGCCATTTTCTCCAAGAATTCGAAATACATTCTCTCCAGTGGAAAAGACTCTGTAGCTAAACTTTGGGAGATATCGACAGGACGAACGCTGGTCAGATACACAG GTGCCGGCTTGAGCGGGCGGCAGGTGCACCGAACACAGGCCGTGTTCAACCACACTGAGGACTACGTGCTGCTCCCTGACGAGAGGACCATCAGCCTGTGCTGCTGGGACTCTCGCACGGCCGAGCGCCGCAACCTGCTCTCCCTGGGCCACAACAACATCGTGCGCTGCATCGTGCATTCGCCCACCAACCCCGGCTTCATGACGTGCAGCGACGACTTCCGAGCACGGTTTTGGTACCGGAGATCCACTACGGACTAA